Genomic segment of Scyliorhinus torazame isolate Kashiwa2021f chromosome 7, sScyTor2.1, whole genome shotgun sequence:
AATCCGAGGACTGTCACTGCTGGATTCATTTATCAGGTTGAACTGTAATCCCCTTTGGGCGCCAGTCTCGTCGTCTTCCAGCGGTTTGGAAGGTTTTGGAGGTTTGTTCTTCTTGATTTTGTGCTTGATGTTTTTATTGGTCTGTTTTGGAGTGTATAGATCCTTGCTCTCTTTCTTACCAGCCTGATAGCCACTCTTGGCTTCCTTCTGTCTGCAATAGCGAATCAACACCACAATCACAATCACTAGTATGACTGCAATAATCCCAGCGATGACGCCAAACAAGACGTTGCTTCGTTGCTTACTCTTCTCGTACTCAGGATCTCCTGCAATATCCACGTCAAGTGGTGTATTGAGGCTGTGGCCCACCAAAGCCTCCACAAGGCTAACGTTTACCATTGTATCATTCACATATATGTGCACTAGGGCCGTAGCAAAGCGAGCTGGTGTCCCCCCATCTGTCACCCTAACCACAAGCCGGTGCAACCCATAGTGCCTCCGCAAAATTTCCTTCTCCAGGGTCACGCTTCCTCCAGGGGAGACCTGGAAGAGGTCAAATGGGTTTCCACCTACGATACTGTACGTCAAGTTAGCATTGGCTCCAATGTCCATGTCTTCAGCCTTTACCTGATCCACTTGTGCCCCGATGGTAGTGAGGGGATTCATATGCTGGAAGGTTGAATTGGAAGGTTGGGTGATGAAGGGAGTGTTGTCATTTTCATCTAAAACATTGATGGTCACACTGACGTACGCAGACCTCGGCGGTGTTCCACCATCTACTGCCTTCAATTGGAAGGTGTAGGTACTTTGCCGCTCTCGGTCAAAAGAGACACGGGAAAGAATAGTGCCTGTACCATTTTGTATCTCAAACTCACCATTGTCAGGATCCACAAACAAAGTTACTTGGGCATTCATGTCCTTATCTGCATCCGTCACAGTTACCATGCCGACCGGACTAGATGGAGGCAGATTTTCTCGTACTGAGAAACTGTAGCTATTCAGCATGAATTTCGGGTCATTATCGTTTTCATCCAGAACATTGACTACCACTGTGGCTGTTCCCTTAAGGCTTGGGGTGCCTTTGTCTGCGGCAGCTACCTTGAACTCGTAATGCTCCTGTTCCTCGCGGTCAAGGATGGAGTTGACCCTAATCTCTCCAGTGTCTGGATTGATGTCAAACAAGCCCTGGGTGGAGGAGTCTGGGTGCAGAGAATAGGTCAGTTCTGCATTGCTGCCACTGTCAGCGTCTGTAGCCTCCACTTTGACAATGGTGTTGTAAGGCTGGTTGTTTTCATGGAGAGAGACGCGGATAACGTTTTGCGTGAACACTGGAGCGTTGTCATTCACATCCACCACCTGCACTTTTAACGTGTTGCTGCTGGATAGAGGTGGATTGCCCGAATCGACTGCCACAATCTCGATCAGGTATTCCTGGACAGATTCGTAATCCAAAGGGGTGGTGGTCTGCAGGAAGAATTTCTTctttctctcactgctggacccgcTGGCGGGTTTCAGCTGGAAGGGCACATCCCCGGCGACAATGCAAGTGACGGCCGCATTCTCACCTTCATCCCGGTCTGAAACCTGGACCACCGCCACCGGGGAATCGATGGATACGTCCTCATCAATGTTGGCCACCCCATCCTTGTGGGTGACCAGCCCAATGCCTCGGATCTCGATACTGGGGGCATTATCGTTCTTGTCCCTGACAGTGATGATCACTGCAGCCCTGTCCTGTTTGGGGATGGGAGCCTTGTCTTTGGCATGGACAAAGAATTTAAATTGGCTGACCTGCTCACGGTCCACAGGCCTTTGCACGGTGATCCAGCCGCTGCTCTTATCCAGGCGCAGTAACCGCCGGGCACTCTCGGCTGCCTGGGCAAAGGTGTACTCGATCTGGGAGTTGTCACCCAGGTCCAAGTCAGTGGCCCGCACCTGGAGGATGGAGGTGCCAACTGGGCTGTTCTCTTCCACTGTGCCCTCGTAACTGGACCTCTCAAACTTGGGGGCATTGTCGTTAATGTCCAACACGGCGATGCGGAGGATGGCAGTGCTGGTGCGGGGGGGTTTGCCCCCGTCAACCACTCGGATGGTCAGGTCGTAGGTATCCCGCTGCTCCCTATCCAAACGGCCAGTCACGATCAGCTGTGGAAGCTTCTCCCCGTGTTCCTCAGCCACCTGCAAGCTGAAGAGCCCGTGAGTTTCGGTGCCAAGGACCTCGTAGCTGGCCACTCCATTAGTGCCAGCGTCCCGGTCAGTGGCAGTGGGGATATTGACGATGGTGCCCGCATTGGTGTGTTCAGGGATGGATATGGAAATGACGGGAGAGCTGAAACTGGGAGTGTTGTCATTGATGTCCACGATAAGGACCTTTCCCTCCACCAGCACCGGGACTGTGTAGTAAAGAGTGTCCGTCACCGAAATCTCAAACTCCAGGAAACACTCCATGGGGCTTTCACAGGACATGTCCTCCCTGTCGATGGGGGTCTCGGTAGTGTACAGGTTGCCCCCTGTCTCGTCCACCCGCAGGAAAGGCTTGCCAATCTCCAGTTTGAAGAGTCTGTTATTCTTCTCCAAGCCCAGGGTCTCCCCTGGGTTCCCGATCAAGGTGTTGGGGGGCTGTTCCTCGGGGAGAGAGAATTTCACTGAGTTCTGTGCCCGGCACACAGGAAGGggccacaggaacagaaggagccaCAGCAAAGTGGGGACGCAGGGTAAATCCATGAGCTTCAGCGAGGACAGTCCGAGCTGGGgacagagtggggagggagagatttCAAATCAGCAAGAAAAGTGAATCCTTAAAAAAACAACCCCCCATTTCTCAATTGTTCCTGTTTAAACACTTTTGAGAGCCCGATTTGACCCTGAACATTACATTAGCCGACCGACACTGGCATTAACTTTaaacagcagagacacacacacacacagacacagacacacacacacagacagacacacacacagtcaggcacacacacacacacagacaggcacacacacagtcagacacacacacacacacacacacacacagtcacacacacagacagacacacacacacagtcagacacacacacacacagacaggcacacacacagtcagacacacacgcacacacagacagacacacacacacagtcagacacacacacacacagacagacacacacacacacagtcacacacacagacagacacacacacacagtcacacacacagacagacacacacacagtcagacacacacacacacagacaggcacacacacagtcacacacacagacagacacacacacagtcagacacagacacacacacagacagacacacacacagacacacacacacacagacacacacagtcacacacacagacagacacccacacagtcagacacacacacacacacagacaggcacacacacagtcacacacacagtcagacacacacacacacagacagacacacagtcaaacacacacacgcacacagacaggcacacagagacacacagacagacacacacacagtcacacacacagacacacacacagtcacacacacagacagacagacacacacacacagacagacacacagtcaaacacacacacgcacacagacagacacacacacagtcagacacacgcacacacagacagacacacagtcacacacacacacgcacacagacagacacacacacagtcagacacacacacacacagacagacacagtcaaacacacacgcacacagacaggcacacagagacacacagacagacacacacacacagtcacacacacacacagatgcacacgcacacagtcacacacagacagacacacacacacagtcacacacacacacagaggcacacacacacagtcacactcagacaggcacacacacacagacacacagtcacacacacacacacgggaaccAGACCCTCTATTTCTACTGCTGAATATATTCCAGGAGTTTACAAAGCAAGCTGTAAAATAGACTGGATCCGGCAGAGAGATTGTTGGAGATTCTCAAGCTCAGAGCCAGAGGGGGGTCAGAGAAACCCCCTTTCAGTGAAATGCCCTGTGTGGCAACGGCCTCCCCAGCGCCGCAGACTGGGAACTCACTGCGAGATCACAGGAAAGGCAGCAGCAACATCACCACCAATCTCCCAGCCTCTTGGGAGACAGACTTCccgagtgtctgagctgggggtatgtgtgtgtgtgtgtgtgttggggggtgggggggggggcacagagagagagagagagagacacacacacacacacaggagagagagaaagacagaggggaACACAGACTGAAACAGGAAGAGAGAATCAGAGACACGgagcgaaagagggaggaagagaaATGAggtggacagcgagggagagaggcaggggtggacacagggggagagagacagagggagacagaaagagagagagggacacagggagacagagagagagagagacagagagagggagacacagagggagagagatgcagaaggagagagacagagatatacagagagagggggagaaacagagagagacagagggagagagggcagggagacagagagagagggacaggcagagggagagactcagagagagagatatacagaaagagggagagagacagagggagagagagacacaggagagagacagaggtgtagacacagagggagagagacagagagagggagagacacagagggagagacagagagagggacagaggtgtagacacagagggagagagacagagagagggagacccagagggagagagacagagagagggacagaggtgtagacacagagggagagagacagagagagggaaacccagagggagagagacagagagagggacagaggtgcagagacagagggagagagacagagagagaggcagaggtgtagacacagagggagagagacagagagagttagagggagagagacggagggagcgaGCTGCAGTATGTGTTCCACAGGCTGGGGACAGAGGGGGTGGTTCCGCCAACACCGAGCGATGGAGGCGAGGGAGTCGGCAGGTTACATTCCAAAAAATAAACCCGACAAGTTATTGATAAAGCTGTCATACATTCCTACCTGGAGAGTAGAGTACACAATATCTCCCAGTCTGCAAATCGAAGCTGTGTGAAACACCTCACACTTCTTGCTGATTTCCCCTTAACCCGACCGAGGTTTTGGAACCAATTCCTATTGcagaccaactcccagctcccagcATTTAACAGCAGCTCTCCCTCTGCAAGTAGCAGCTTCGCGATTGAATGTAGCCGCTTTCACAAAACTGGCTGCAGCTTGAGACAGGCTGCGATGTGCCCAGCAACTAAACCAAATCGCTCCATCGGAGGTGCCAGCCTTTCAACACAATCCCAAATAAACTGCTTATTGCAACCTGCAAATACTGCTTACCTCACTCACTGTGATTCAGCTGCACTGTGCctgccagtgtgtctgtgtgtgtgtgtctccctctctctctgtctctctcctccctctATCTCCTTCATTCTTCCCAATAAAACTGAGTCAGTCTCGCAGTCCGCCCTGCGCGTCACACACATTAACTAACTCAGCCTCATCTaacccagggagagtgagggaggggtgtgtgtgagagagagatgggggggggggggggggggggggggatgattcacCCGAGTCAATAGCCACACTTGTTTTCAATAATAAACTCTCTCCCTGCATAGACACAAATAACAGCGGGGGGAGCCAGCAATTTCAAAGCCAGCCCTTCACAAAACAACTGACAATTGCTGAGCAAATTGAGAATTCAAACAGACCCAATTCATCAAAATTACGCTGATCGCCCCTTTTACAAAACTGGATTTAGAAAAATCTGTGATGAGCAACACGCTGGCTGTGGTTTTACCGCATTAATCCCAACTCCTCAGGATCTCTGCTCAGGATCTCTGCTCAGGATCACTGCTGCTAATCGCAGCTTCGCCCACGTACACTCCCCGCATTTTACACACTATCCCCTTCTGTCCACCTCCAATCCCGCTGGatctaccctccctccctcccgctctgcctgtccctccctctctgcctccctctccctccctctctgcctctccctccctccctccctttgccgccctccctccctccctgcctctccctccctctctgcctctccctccctgcctctgcctctccctccctgcctccctccctctctgcctccctccctccctgcctctccctccctgcctctgcctccctccctgcctgcctccctccctctctgcctctccctccctccctccgtgcctctccctccctccctgcccctctctctgatGGATGGGAGAGGGGGATGCCACAGTGCCAGGCAGAGGGAGGGATAGCTGGCTGCACACCttgctgtgtgagtgtgagctgcactctcgctctctctgccttgtGATGTTTGgaaatggcagtgccaacctgttgcCCAAGTTTAAAGGAGCCCGGGTTTAACGAGAGAGGGCGCCATCTACAGACAGAGCTGGAAGATTTTCCCGCAACTCCCACCAGGAACAATCCTCACCGATGATTCCTTCCCCTCCCCAAAAAGGAGCAACTTTTCACAGAGGCACCGGGAGCAATGGCAGAAGCTTGGCAGCCGCCCAGCGGCAGACACGGGGCTGGGATTCTCGCTGACGCTGCTTTCCAAACCGGGCCAGAGTTTGGATTCTCCAGGCCAGCCCCACATTGGCAAAATACCCAATTATTCTGGGGGATTTAGGAGAACGGATTCCATCCGCACTAAACAATTCAAAGCCTAAATGTAGCCAATCCcaaacatcccaaacacccccattCTCCTGGAGTCAGCGCGCTGCAGCTTCCCAGGAGGTCAGACAGCACGCCGATCGGCCACAGGAGCCATCACAGCAGCTTCCTGAACCCGGCTGAATGCAGCTGCCCACAGCCCGTGTGTGCACCGTGACTGCCCACCCCCAGCCCAGCACCCACCCCTGCCCAGCACCCACAACCTGCCCAGGACCCACCCCCTGCCCAGCACCCACCCCTGCCCAGCACCCACCCCCTGTCCagcacccaccccctgcccaggACCCACCCACTGCCCagcacccaccccctgcccaggACCCACCCCTGCCCAGCACCCACCACCTGCCCAGGACCCACCCCCTGCCCAGCACCCACCCCTGCCCAGCACCCACCCCTGCCCAGCACCCACCCCCTGTCCagcacccaccccctgcccaggACCCACCCACTGCCCagcacccaccccctgcccaggACCCACCCCTGCCCAGCACCCaccacctgcccaggacacaccccctgcccagcacccaccccctgcccaggACCCACCCATGCCCAGCACCCACCACCTGCCCAGGACCCACCCCCTGCCCagcacccaccccctgcccaggACCCACCCCTGCCCAGCACCCACCACCTGCCCAGGACCCACCCCTGCCCAGCACCCACCACCTGCCCAGGACCCACCCCCTGCCCagcacccaccccctgcccaggACCCACCCCTGCCCAGCACCCACCACCTGCCCAGGACCCACCCCCTGCCCagcacccaccccctgcccaggacccacccatgcccagcacccaccccctgcccagcacccaccccctgcccagcATCCACCCCGGCCCAGCACCCACCCCTGCACAGGACCCACCCCCTGCCCAGGACCCACCCCTGCCCAGAACCCACCCCCTGCCCAGCACCCATCCCCTGCCCAGCATCCACCCCGGCCAAGCACCCacccctgcccaggacacaccccctgcccagcacccaccccctgcccagcacccaccccctgcccagcATCCACCCCGGCCCAGCACCCACCCCTGCCCAGGACCCAGCCCCTGCCCAGCATCCACCCCCTGCCCAGCACCCACCCCTGCCCAGGACCCACGCCCTGCCCAGGACCCACCCCTGCCCAGAACCCACCCCCTGCCCAGGACCCACCcctgcccagcacccaccccagcccagcacccaccccctgcccagcATCCACCCCGGCCCAGCACCCACCCCTGCCTAGGACCCACCCCATGCCCAGCAACCACCCCCTGCCCAGGACCCACCCCTGTCCAGCACCCACTCCCTGCCCAGCACCCACCACTTGCCCAGCATCCACCCCGGCCCAGCACCCACCCCagcccaggacacactccctgCCCAGCACCCACCCCTGCCCAGGACCCAACCCCTGCCCagcacccaccccctgcccagcACCCATCCATGCCCAGGACCCACCCCTGCCCAGCACCCACCCCGTGACCAGCAACCACCCCTGCCCAGCACCCACCACTGCCCAGGACCCACCCCCTGCCCAGCACCCACCCCTGCCCAGGACGCACCTCCTGCCCAGGACCCACCCACTGCCCAGCACACACCCCTGTCCAGGACCCACCCCCTGCCCAGGACCCACCCCCTGCCCAGAACCCACACCCTGCCCAGCACCCACCCCTGCCCAGGATCCACCCCCTGCCCAGTACTCACTCCCTGCCCAGCACCCACCCCTGCCCAGCACCATCCCATGCCCAGCACCCACCcctgcccagcacccaccccatgcccagcacccacccaagcccaggacccaccccctgcccagcacccaccccatgcCCAGCACCCACCTCTGCCCAGGACCCTCCCCCTGCCCAGGACCCAGCCCTGCCCAAGTCCCACCCCCTGCCCAGcacccagtcactctcactcactcattcactcactcacacactcacccattcactcactcactcacccatttactcgctctctcatccactcactcactcacccactcaaccattaactcactcgctcactcaaccactcactcactcactcacccattcactcagtctctcactcagtcactcacccattcactcactctctcactcactcactcactcactcacccattcactcactctcccactcactcactcacccactcactcactcactcactcactcactcactcgctcacccattcactcactctctcactcacttactcactcacccactcactcactcactcattcgctcactcactcattcacccattcactcactcgctcactcactcactcactcactcactcactcacccattcacacactcactcactcactcacccattcactcactctctcactcactcaccaactcactcactcactcactcacacacccattcacacactcactcactcactcacccactcactcactcgctcacccattcactcactctctcactcacttactcactcacccactcactcactcactcactcattcgctcactcactcattcacccattcactcactcgctcactcactcacccactcacccattcacccattcactcacttgctcactcactctctcactcacttactcactcacccactcactcactcactcactcatttgcttactcactcattcacccattcactcactcggtCACTCacttacccattcactcactcgctcactcactcactcactcagtcactcattcacccattcactcactcgctcactcactcactcactcactcactcactcacccattcacacactcactcactcactcacccattcacacactcactcactcacccattcactcactcactcactcactcactcaaccattcactcactcacccactcactcacactctcactcactcaaccattcactcactcactcacccactcagtcactcattcacccattcactcactcgctcactcactcactcactcacccattcacacactcactcactcactcacccattcacacactcactcactcacccattcactcactcactcactcactcactcaaccattcactcactcacccactcactcacactctcactcactcaaccattcactcactcactcacccactcactcactcgatcattcactcactcactcacccattcactcactctctcactcactcacccactcactcactcactcacccattcactctctcactcactcactcactcacccactcacacattcactcacccactcactcactcacccattcactcactcgctcactcactcactcactcagtcactcattcacccattcactcactcgctcactcactcactcactcactcactcacccattcacacactcactcactcactcacccattcacacactcactcactcacccattcactcactcactcactcactcaaccattcactcactcacccactcactcacactctcactcactcaaccaatcactcaatcactcacccactcactcactctctcactcactcagccattcactcactcactcacccattcactcactcgctcattcactcactcactcacccattcactcactctctcactcactcacccactcactcactcactcacccactcacgcacacactcacccattcactctctcactcactcactcactcacccactcacccactcactcacactctcactcactcaaccaatcactcaatcactcacccactcactcactctctcactcactcagccattcactcactcactcacccattcactcactcgctcattcactcactcactcacccattcactcactctctcactcactctcactcaatcactcactcacccactcactcactcactcactcacccattcactcactcatccactcactcactcactcacccatttactcactcaccctctcactcactcaccaattcactcactcactcactcacccatcactcactcactcactcactcacccattcactcactctctctctcactcactcacccactcactcactcacccattcactcactctctcactcactcaaccattcactcactcactcaccaactcactcacttgctcattcattgactcactcacccattcactcactctctcactcactcacccactcactcactcactcacccactcactcactcacccattcactctatcaatcactcactcacacactcacccactcacccactcactcactcactcacctaccgagtcaatcactcactcactcacccacccactcattcaatcactcacccactcactcactcactcacccattcactcactcactcactcacccactcattcactcactcactcactcactcacccactcactcactcacccattcactcactaactcactcactcacatacccactcactcactcactcactcacccactcactcaatcactcactcacccattcactcacccactcactcactcacccattcactcacccactcacacactctctcactcactcactcacccacacactcgctcactcactcacccattcactctctctcactcactcacccactcactcactcacttacccattcactcactctctcactaatacactcactcactcacccattcactctctctcactcactcacacactcacacactcactcacccactcacttactcactcacccattcactcattcactctctcaataactcactcacaaatccactcactcactcattcacacactcacacattcactcactcactcacctgctcactcactcactcattcactcacttacccactcactcaatcactcactgactcacccattcactcactcactcactcattcactcactcgcccactcactcactcactcaaccattaactcacacgctcactcaaccactcactcactcactcacccattcactcactctctcactcaatcactcacccatgcactcactctcgcactcactcactcactcactcacccattcactcactctcccactcactgactcacccactcactcactcacccactcactcactcgctcagccattcactcactctctcactcacttactcactcacccactcactcactcactcactcattcgctcATTCACTGATTCACccattcacacactcgctcactcactcactcactcactcactcacccattcacacagtcactcattcactcacccacacacacactcacccattcactcacactctcactcactcaaccattcactcactgaaccactcactcacactctcactcactcaaccattcactcactcactcacccactcactcactcgatcattcactcacttactcacccatacactcactctctcactcactcacccactcactcactcactcacccactcactcactcactcactcacccattcactctctcactcactcactcactcacccatacactcaatctctcactcactcacccactcattcactcactcacccactcactcactcactcacccattcacactctcactcactcactcactcacccactcacacattcactcacccactcactcactcacccattcactcactctcactcaaccactcactcacccactcactcactcactcactcacccattcactcactcacccactcactcactcactctcccattcactcactcactcactcacccactcactcactcaccaattcactcactcactcactcacccacccactcactcactcactcacccattcactcactctctctctcactcaccaactcactcactcactc
This window contains:
- the LOC140427207 gene encoding protocadherin-1-like isoform X6, which gives rise to MDLPCVPTLLWLLLFLWPLPVCRAQNSVKFSLPEEQPPNTLIGNPGETLGLEKNNRLFKLEIGKPFLRVDETGGNLYTTETPIDREDMSCESPMECFLEFEISVTDTLYYTVPVLVEGKVLIVDINDNTPSFSSPVISISIPEHTNAGTIVNIPTATDRDAGTNGVASYEVLGTETHGLFSLQVAEEHGEKLPQLIVTGRLDREQRDTYDLTIRVVDGGKPPRTSTAILRIAVLDINDNAPKFERSSYEGTVEENSPVGTSILQVRATDLDLGDNSQIEYTFAQAAESARRLLRLDKSSGWITVQRPVDREQVSQFKFFVHAKDKAPIPKQDRAAVIITVRDKNDNAPSIEIRGIGLVTHKDGVANIDEDVSIDSPVAVVQVSDRDEGENAAVTCIVAGDVPFQLKPASGSSSERKKKFFLQTTTPLDYESVQEYLIEIVAVDSGNPPLSSSNTLKVQVVDVNDNAPVFTQNVIRVSLHENNQPYNTIVKVEATDADSGSNAELTYSLHPDSSTQGLFDINPDTGEIRVNSILDREEQEHYEFKVAAADKGTPSLKGTATVVVNVLDENDNDPKFMLNSYSFSVRENLPPSSPVGMVTVTDADKDMNAQVTLFVDPDNGEFEIQNGTGTILSRVSFDRERQSTYTFQLKAVDGGTPPRSAYVSVTINVLDENDNTPFITQPSNSTFQHMNPLTTIGAQVDQVKAEDMDIGANANLTYSIVGGNPFDLFQVSPGGSVTLEKEILRRHYGLHRLVVRVTDGGTPARFATALVHIYVNDTMVNVSLVEALVGHSLNTPLDVDIAGDPEYEKSKQRSNVLFGVIAGIIAVILVIVIVVLIRYCRQKEAKSGYQAGKKESKDLYTPKQTNKNIKHKIKKNKPPKPSKPLEDDETGAQRGLQFNLINESSSDSPRIHLPLNCNPGSPDLGRHYRSNSPLPSIQLHPQSPTAGKKHQVVQDLPATNTFVGTGDNNSTGSDQYSDYSYKANPPKYNKQRKTRWLIGARDDIPHTENLKATLRHDER
- the LOC140427207 gene encoding protocadherin-1-like isoform X7 → MDLPCVPTLLWLLLFLWPLPVCRAQNSVKFSLPEEQPPNTLIGNPGETLGLEKNNRLFKLEIGKPFLRVDETGGNLYTTETPIDREDMSCESPMECFLEFEISVTDTLYYTVPVLVEGKVLIVDINDNTPSFSSPVISISIPEHTNAGTIVNIPTATDRDAGTNGVASYEVLGTETHGLFSLQVAEEHGEKLPQLIVTGRLDREQRDTYDLTIRVVDGGKPPRTSTAILRIAVLDINDNAPKFERSSYEGTVEENSPVGTSILQVRATDLDLGDNSQIEYTFAQAAESARRLLRLDKSSGWITVQRPVDREQVSQFKFFVHAKDKAPIPKQDRAAVIITVRDKNDNAPSIEIRGIGLVTHKDGVANIDEDVSIDSPVAVVQVSDRDEGENAAVTCIVAGDVPFQLKPASGSSSERKKKFFLQTTTPLDYESVQEYLIEIVAVDSGNPPLSSSNTLKVQVVDVNDNAPVFTQNVIRVSLHENNQPYNTIVKVEATDADSGSNAELTYSLHPDSSTQGLFDINPDTGEIRVNSILDREEQEHYEFKVAAADKGTPSLKGTATVVVNVLDENDNDPKFMLNSYSFSVRENLPPSSPVGMVTVTDADKDMNAQVTLFVDPDNGEFEIQNGTGTILSRVSFDRERQSTYTFQLKAVDGGTPPRSAYVSVTINVLDENDNTPFITQPSNSTFQHMNPLTTIGAQVDQVKAEDMDIGANANLTYSIVGGNPFDLFQVSPGGSVTLEKEILRRHYGLHRLVVRVTDGGTPARFATALVHIYVNDTMVNVSLVEALVGHSLNTPLDVDIAGDPEYEKSKQRSNVLFGVIAGIIAVILVIVIVVLIRYCRQKEAKSGYQAGKKESKDLYTPKQTNKNIKHKIKKNKPPKPSKPLEDDETGAQRGLQFNLINESSSDSPRIHLPLNCNPGSPDLGRHYRSNSPLPSIQLHPQSPTAGKKHQVVQDLPATNTFVGTGDNNSTGSDQYSDYSYKANPPKYNKQEVRMFLTTSQV